A genomic region of Rhizobium sp. NXC24 contains the following coding sequences:
- the vgrG gene encoding type VI secretion system tip protein VgrG has translation MNIATTIPTPSTPDVCTIALVVGGKEIPSWFHILSVTVNRELNRIPSASIQIEDGEAAKATFAASNAEYFLPGKAIEIQLGYRAQNQTVFKGTIIKQRIKVRKSGNVLSVECFADVVKASSGHKSRYFVDKTDSDIMGEVLDAHGLAKDVEATSATLGQVVQYDATDWDFLLCRAEANGQVVMVEDDKVRVAIPAADGSPVLQISYGSTVLELDAEIDARWQSKGIKASAWSAADQALVEADGNEPSTPAAGNIAAADLAKVLGDTIDEIRHGGAIDPAQLQTWVDARLLRMRLARLRGRARCQGFADVLPGKIVEITGIGERFEGKLYVSGVRHSVSAGNWETDVQFGLNPELFAETHNLRPLPAAGLLPNASGLQIGVVTALENDPEGEDRIKCRLPLVGSNDEGIWARLATLDAGEKRGTFFRPEIDDEVVVGFLNDDPRDPVILGMCHSSAKAAPEPAKDTNHHKGYVSREKLKLTFDDDKKIIALETPAGNSFALSEDARGIVLKDQNGNKITLDDSGITIETDKDLVLKAGKDVKLSGMNTEFSAKSAFKASGTATAEMSGAQTKISGDAMTVIKGGMVQIN, from the coding sequence ATGAATATCGCCACGACCATCCCGACGCCGAGCACGCCGGACGTCTGCACGATTGCCCTAGTGGTCGGCGGCAAGGAGATACCGAGCTGGTTTCACATCCTCTCGGTGACGGTCAATCGTGAGCTCAATCGCATCCCGTCCGCCTCGATTCAAATCGAAGACGGCGAAGCCGCCAAGGCAACCTTTGCGGCCAGCAACGCGGAGTATTTCCTGCCAGGCAAGGCGATCGAGATCCAGCTCGGCTACCGCGCACAGAACCAGACCGTGTTCAAGGGCACCATCATCAAGCAGCGCATCAAGGTACGGAAATCCGGCAACGTGCTCAGCGTCGAGTGCTTCGCCGACGTCGTGAAGGCAAGCTCGGGCCACAAGAGCCGATATTTCGTCGACAAGACGGACAGCGACATCATGGGGGAAGTCCTCGATGCGCATGGGCTCGCCAAGGACGTCGAGGCGACCTCCGCAACGCTCGGGCAGGTGGTGCAGTACGACGCCACCGACTGGGACTTTCTGCTCTGCCGTGCCGAGGCAAATGGTCAGGTGGTGATGGTCGAGGACGACAAGGTCAGGGTCGCCATTCCCGCCGCCGACGGATCGCCCGTGCTGCAGATCAGCTACGGCTCCACCGTGCTCGAACTCGATGCCGAGATCGACGCGCGCTGGCAAAGCAAGGGGATCAAGGCCAGTGCCTGGAGCGCCGCGGATCAGGCGCTGGTCGAAGCCGACGGCAACGAGCCTTCGACGCCGGCGGCCGGCAACATCGCGGCGGCCGATCTCGCCAAGGTGCTGGGCGACACTATCGACGAGATCAGGCATGGTGGGGCGATCGACCCGGCCCAGCTCCAGACCTGGGTCGATGCGCGGCTCCTGCGCATGCGTCTTGCGCGGCTGCGCGGCAGGGCGCGCTGCCAGGGCTTCGCCGACGTGCTCCCCGGCAAGATCGTCGAGATCACCGGTATCGGAGAACGATTCGAAGGCAAGCTCTACGTCTCCGGCGTGCGCCATAGCGTCTCTGCCGGCAACTGGGAAACCGACGTGCAGTTCGGGTTGAATCCCGAGCTGTTCGCCGAGACCCACAACCTGCGGCCCCTACCGGCGGCGGGCCTGCTGCCAAACGCTAGCGGACTGCAGATCGGCGTCGTCACGGCGCTTGAGAACGATCCAGAAGGCGAGGATCGTATCAAGTGCCGGCTGCCGCTGGTCGGCAGCAACGACGAAGGCATCTGGGCCCGCCTGGCAACGCTTGACGCCGGCGAGAAGCGCGGCACCTTCTTCCGGCCCGAGATCGACGACGAGGTGGTGGTCGGGTTCCTCAACGACGATCCCCGCGACCCCGTCATCCTCGGCATGTGCCACAGCAGCGCCAAAGCCGCTCCCGAGCCGGCAAAGGACACCAACCACCACAAGGGCTACGTCAGTCGCGAGAAGCTGAAGCTCACCTTCGACGACGACAAGAAGATCATCGCTCTCGAGACTCCGGCGGGCAACAGCTTCGCACTCTCCGAGGATGCCAGGGGCATCGTCCTCAAGGACCAGAACGGCAACAAGATCACCCTAGATGACAGCGGCATCACCATCGAGACCGACAAGGACCTGGTTCTCAAGGCCGGCAAGGACGTGAAGCTCTCGGGGATGAATACCGAATTCAGCGCCAAGAGCGCTTTCAAGGCGTCGGGCACGGCCACGGCCGAGATGTCCGGGGCTCAGACCAAGATTAGCGGCGACGCCATGACGGTGATCAAGGGCGGGATGGTGCAGATCAACTGA
- a CDS encoding GPW/gp25 family protein: MDRDFLGRGWSFPPDFTRVAAGVAMLEEEADVASSLEILLSTTPGERVLQPLYGCNLSELLFETLDTRMKTLMADKVESAILYYESRVKLESVQLDDSLELEGVVRIELVYRIKSTNSRFNFVYPFYKNEGTDINLTTTVNLIPDND, encoded by the coding sequence ATGGACCGCGATTTCCTTGGCCGAGGCTGGTCGTTTCCTCCGGACTTCACGCGGGTTGCCGCAGGTGTTGCGATGCTTGAAGAGGAGGCCGACGTCGCCTCGAGCCTCGAAATACTGCTCAGCACCACACCCGGCGAACGCGTCCTGCAGCCGCTCTATGGATGCAATCTGAGCGAGCTTCTGTTCGAAACTCTCGACACCCGGATGAAGACCCTGATGGCCGACAAGGTGGAGTCGGCGATCCTCTACTACGAGTCGCGCGTGAAGCTCGAAAGCGTGCAACTCGACGACAGCCTCGAGCTGGAAGGGGTCGTGCGCATCGAGCTGGTCTATCGGATCAAGTCTACCAACTCGCGCTTCAACTTCGTCTACCCCTTCTACAAGAACGAGGGCACCGACATCAACCTCACGACAACCGTCAACCTCATTCCGGACAACGACTGA
- a CDS encoding PAAR domain-containing protein codes for MFAARVSDIIVSTATVGVPMPIIPPGAPTVLIGGLPAARLGDSCGADAVVMSSMTVLIGGLPAARIGDATAGGGAVVGPGPFTVMIGG; via the coding sequence ATGTTCGCAGCACGCGTTAGCGACATCATCGTCAGTACCGCTACGGTCGGCGTTCCGATGCCGATCATTCCTCCCGGTGCGCCGACCGTGTTGATTGGCGGCCTGCCGGCTGCGCGGCTCGGCGACAGCTGCGGTGCCGACGCGGTCGTGATGAGTTCGATGACGGTGCTGATCGGCGGCTTGCCGGCGGCGCGCATCGGGGATGCGACTGCCGGTGGCGGTGCAGTCGTCGGGCCTGGTCCGTTCACCGTGATGATCGGCGGGTGA
- a CDS encoding DUF4157 domain-containing protein produces MSPSAIKTSAEKSSTTSASVSQAARQPFIARKDSGGFLGRHSSAPAVQTKITVNTPGDKFEQEADRTADRVMRMPAPTEKLQRRQDDKLQPAGMPDGKLQKAPAEEKKLQRDAAAGASSSGGATPVVAGYVQSAIQNKTTGGEPLSSDVRGHMEPRFGADFSNVRIHRDAESASLSNQLSARAFTYQNHIFFSRDQYQPGASDGQHLLAHELTHTIQQGHAVQRSPQVSTAATTPAVQRLGVQDALDKFAEWAYAIPGFRLLTLVIGFNPVNMRSADRNAANLLRALIELMPGGAFITQALDNHGVINKAASWIEQQLATLGNIGAGIIAALRGFMDSLSWTDIFDLGGVWERAKRIFTEPIGRLISFATSTATELLKLVKDAILKPLAALALGTRGYDLLCAVLGEDPVTAEPVARTAENLLGGFMKLIGQEEIWENIKKGNAIARAWAWFQGALSGLMGMVRAVPGRIVAILTSLTFVDIITVAGAFGKVAKAFLTIAVEFVTWGLTTIWNLLEIIFDVVSPGLMGYIRRTGAALKGILKNPMPFLGNLVRAGKLGFTNFADRIGTHLKAGLIDWLTGSLEGVYIPKALSLPELGRFALSVLGITWAQIRGKIVKALGPNGEKIMQGLELAFDVVKALVVGGVGAAWELIKGKLTDLKDQVTSGIISFVTDSIVKKAIPKILAMFIPGAGFISAIISIYDTVMVFVQKISKIIQVVTAFIDSIVTIAAGNITAAANRVESVLAGLLSLAISFLAGFLGLGKVTDKIMGVVQKVRTTVDKALDAVIGWIVGKAKALFARLFSSKDKPDERTEEQKKKDKLAAIADAEKLVNPEDFDETVVRNQLGPIKSRYKLLTLNLVVDSKQEQSETIHFTASASQEETGSPKQVKLEPLGPVTPVPVNSWIQVGAAFEQVTASASVLARRGGVEVPVQFTTVTTDGNVKKQSYRNEGAAGWQRTNFVHGSKHAVPAGGGKFELRPGERGSAFIRPNFYRDSQSMRDSIVKQKLPALRNPNNSNEFLSEGDPAREAGKGFVKKDPASGRALVPVREASADHFPPIADHWTNGSGNQTGQAPREAWNSSAGTYQVMSYALNLSLGSRGETYTKDIGVNFRGTGE; encoded by the coding sequence GTGTCCCCCAGCGCGATCAAGACCAGTGCCGAGAAATCCTCGACCACCTCTGCCTCGGTAAGCCAGGCAGCGCGCCAGCCGTTCATTGCCCGCAAGGACAGCGGCGGCTTCCTTGGCCGGCACAGCTCCGCCCCCGCAGTGCAGACGAAGATAACGGTCAACACGCCGGGCGACAAGTTCGAGCAGGAAGCCGACCGGACGGCAGACCGCGTCATGCGCATGCCCGCGCCCACGGAAAAACTTCAACGCCGGCAGGACGACAAGCTCCAGCCCGCAGGAATGCCCGATGGCAAGCTTCAGAAGGCGCCGGCTGAGGAGAAAAAGCTACAGCGTGACGCGGCGGCCGGCGCCAGCAGCAGCGGCGGCGCGACCCCTGTCGTGGCCGGCTACGTGCAATCTGCCATCCAGAACAAGACCACCGGCGGCGAGCCGCTTTCGTCCGACGTGCGCGGCCACATGGAGCCCCGGTTCGGCGCCGACTTCTCCAATGTGCGCATCCATCGCGATGCTGAATCGGCGAGCCTCAGCAATCAGCTCAGTGCCCGCGCCTTCACCTACCAGAACCACATCTTCTTTTCGCGCGACCAGTACCAGCCGGGGGCGAGCGACGGGCAGCATCTCCTTGCCCACGAACTCACCCACACAATCCAGCAGGGGCACGCGGTTCAGCGCAGCCCCCAGGTCAGCACGGCCGCAACAACCCCTGCCGTGCAGCGCCTTGGCGTCCAGGACGCCTTGGACAAGTTCGCCGAGTGGGCCTACGCCATTCCCGGCTTCCGGTTGTTGACGCTGGTCATCGGCTTCAACCCGGTCAATATGCGCTCGGCGGACCGCAATGCCGCGAACCTTTTGCGAGCGCTCATCGAGCTGATGCCGGGCGGCGCCTTCATCACCCAGGCGCTCGACAATCATGGTGTCATCAACAAGGCCGCGTCCTGGATCGAACAGCAGCTCGCCACGCTGGGCAATATCGGTGCCGGCATAATCGCGGCCCTGCGTGGCTTCATGGATTCCCTCAGTTGGACCGACATCTTTGATCTCGGCGGCGTGTGGGAACGCGCCAAACGCATCTTCACCGAGCCGATCGGCCGGCTGATCAGCTTTGCCACCTCAACGGCGACCGAACTGCTGAAGCTCGTCAAGGACGCGATCCTCAAACCCCTTGCCGCGCTGGCCCTGGGCACTCGTGGTTATGACCTGCTATGCGCCGTCCTCGGCGAGGATCCGGTCACTGCCGAGCCGGTGGCACGCACGGCCGAAAACCTGCTCGGCGGCTTCATGAAGCTGATCGGCCAGGAGGAAATCTGGGAGAACATCAAGAAGGGTAACGCCATCGCGCGCGCCTGGGCCTGGTTCCAGGGCGCGCTATCGGGCCTGATGGGCATGGTTCGCGCCGTTCCCGGCAGGATCGTCGCGATCCTCACGTCCCTGACCTTTGTCGACATCATCACCGTCGCGGGTGCCTTCGGCAAAGTCGCCAAGGCTTTCCTCACCATAGCCGTCGAGTTCGTCACCTGGGGCCTGACGACGATCTGGAACCTGCTCGAGATCATCTTCGACGTCGTCAGTCCCGGTCTCATGGGTTACATCAGGAGGACCGGCGCCGCACTCAAGGGCATCCTCAAAAATCCCATGCCCTTCCTCGGCAACCTGGTGCGCGCCGGAAAACTCGGCTTCACCAACTTCGCCGACCGCATCGGCACCCACCTTAAGGCCGGCCTCATCGACTGGCTCACCGGCTCGCTCGAAGGCGTCTATATTCCCAAGGCATTGAGCCTGCCCGAACTCGGCAGGTTTGCCCTCAGCGTTCTCGGCATCACCTGGGCGCAGATCCGCGGCAAGATCGTCAAGGCGCTCGGCCCCAACGGCGAAAAGATCATGCAGGGGCTGGAACTCGCCTTTGACGTGGTCAAGGCGCTGGTCGTCGGTGGCGTCGGGGCGGCATGGGAACTGATCAAGGGCAAGCTCACCGACCTCAAGGACCAGGTGACCAGTGGCATCATCTCCTTCGTTACCGACTCGATCGTCAAAAAGGCCATCCCGAAGATCCTGGCGATGTTCATTCCGGGCGCCGGCTTCATCTCGGCGATCATCTCGATCTACGACACCGTCATGGTCTTCGTACAGAAGATCTCCAAGATCATCCAGGTGGTGACCGCCTTTATCGACTCGATCGTCACCATCGCGGCCGGCAACATCACAGCCGCCGCCAACCGCGTCGAAAGCGTGCTCGCTGGCCTTTTGTCCCTCGCCATCAGCTTCCTCGCCGGCTTCCTCGGCCTCGGCAAGGTCACCGACAAGATCATGGGGGTGGTGCAGAAGGTCCGCACCACCGTCGACAAGGCGCTCGACGCCGTGATCGGCTGGATCGTCGGCAAGGCGAAGGCGCTGTTTGCGAGGCTGTTCTCAAGCAAGGACAAGCCGGACGAACGGACGGAGGAGCAGAAGAAGAAGGACAAGCTGGCCGCCATTGCGGATGCGGAGAAACTCGTGAATCCCGAAGATTTCGACGAGACAGTCGTGCGCAACCAGCTCGGCCCGATCAAGAGCCGCTACAAATTGCTGACGCTCAACTTGGTTGTCGACTCAAAACAGGAACAGAGCGAGACCATCCACTTTACTGCGTCGGCCAGCCAAGAAGAAACCGGTAGCCCCAAGCAGGTGAAGCTGGAACCTCTCGGCCCGGTCACACCCGTTCCGGTCAACTCCTGGATTCAGGTTGGAGCCGCATTCGAACAGGTCACGGCGAGCGCAAGTGTTCTGGCTCGGCGCGGCGGAGTCGAGGTTCCGGTCCAATTCACCACGGTCACGACGGACGGTAACGTCAAGAAACAGTCGTACCGCAACGAGGGGGCCGCGGGTTGGCAGCGCACCAACTTCGTCCACGGTTCGAAGCATGCCGTTCCGGCCGGCGGTGGCAAGTTCGAGCTACGGCCGGGCGAGCGCGGCAGTGCATTTATTCGTCCGAACTTCTACAGGGACTCCCAGTCGATGCGCGATTCCATCGTGAAGCAAAAACTGCCGGCGCTGCGCAATCCGAACAACAGCAACGAATTCCTGAGCGAGGGAGACCCTGCACGGGAGGCGGGCAAGGGGTTCGTGAAAAAAGACCCGGCATCCGGCCGCGCGCTCGTCCCTGTCCGCGAGGCCTCGGCAGATCATTTTCCTCCCATTGCAGACCATTGGACGAACGGCTCGGGAAATCAGACCGGTCAAGCGCCCCGCGAAGCGTGGAACAGCAGCGCAGGGACATACCAGGTCATGTCCTACGCTTTGAACCTGAGCCTTGGAAGCCGCGGCGAAACCTACACCAAGGACATCGGTGTCAACTTCCGGGGTACTGGCGAATAG
- a CDS encoding ATP-binding protein, with product MDSNASNLQSALGWLAEVVAGALDVHFGAAPIFDANALDYHDDGSWLAWFIRRHQPMPEEFCLLILALVPHLAPALLSKLIAAHLPDGGEFPEFGGVKGTSHRGILPTGETALFVLAGENLERRLAVQRMLSSDHWFARKRILWLEPVREGEPVMSGRLIVDPEIVEEITIGQVTRPSFGADFPAEYIETKMDWEDLVLHQGTLSQIREIESWIKHNDTLLNDWGMGKKLKPGYRALFYGPPGTGKTMTAMLLGKHSGKDVFRIDLSRVVSKYIGETEKNLSRLFDKAENKNWILFFDEADALFGKRTDIRDAHDKYANQEVAFLLQRIEAYNGVVILASNQRANIDDAFVRRLQTIIQFPMPRPEERYEIWLKTFPSQIAIADDIDWHYIAARHELSGAGILNVTQFCAIDLLAKQLLRMDLKGLEAAIQREFVKEGRIL from the coding sequence TTGGATAGCAATGCTTCCAATCTGCAATCGGCACTTGGCTGGCTCGCAGAAGTTGTCGCCGGAGCACTAGACGTGCACTTTGGCGCGGCTCCAATTTTTGACGCGAATGCGTTGGACTATCACGATGACGGCTCCTGGCTGGCTTGGTTCATTCGTCGCCACCAACCCATGCCCGAAGAGTTCTGCCTCCTCATTCTCGCGCTGGTCCCTCACCTTGCTCCTGCGCTACTTAGTAAACTCATCGCCGCGCACTTGCCCGATGGCGGTGAGTTTCCGGAGTTCGGCGGAGTAAAGGGCACCAGCCATCGCGGCATTCTTCCGACCGGCGAGACAGCGCTCTTTGTCCTGGCGGGAGAGAACCTTGAAAGGCGCCTCGCCGTCCAGCGCATGCTATCTAGCGACCACTGGTTTGCCCGTAAGCGCATCCTCTGGCTCGAGCCGGTGCGCGAAGGCGAACCCGTGATGAGCGGCAGGCTCATTGTCGATCCCGAAATCGTCGAAGAGATTACCATCGGCCAGGTCACGCGGCCCTCCTTCGGTGCCGATTTCCCGGCCGAATATATCGAGACGAAGATGGATTGGGAGGATCTCGTCCTCCATCAGGGCACGCTGTCGCAGATCCGCGAGATTGAGAGCTGGATCAAGCACAATGATACGCTGCTCAACGACTGGGGCATGGGTAAGAAGCTCAAGCCCGGCTATCGGGCGCTGTTCTACGGGCCGCCGGGCACTGGCAAGACGATGACGGCGATGCTGCTTGGAAAGCACTCCGGCAAGGACGTGTTCCGCATCGATCTGTCGCGTGTCGTGTCGAAATACATCGGCGAGACCGAGAAGAACCTCTCCCGCCTGTTCGACAAGGCGGAGAACAAGAACTGGATCCTGTTCTTCGACGAGGCCGACGCGCTGTTCGGTAAGCGCACCGATATCCGCGACGCACACGACAAGTATGCGAACCAGGAAGTGGCGTTCCTGTTGCAGCGGATCGAGGCCTACAACGGAGTGGTCATCCTCGCTTCCAACCAGCGCGCCAATATCGACGATGCCTTCGTGCGCCGGCTGCAGACCATCATTCAGTTCCCGATGCCGCGCCCCGAAGAGCGTTACGAGATCTGGCTGAAGACCTTTCCCTCGCAGATCGCCATCGCCGACGACATCGATTGGCACTACATCGCTGCGCGCCACGAACTCTCCGGCGCTGGCATCCTCAACGTCACCCAGTTCTGCGCCATCGACCTGCTCGCCAAACAGTTGCTGCGGATGGACCTGAAAGGGCTCGAGGCCGCGATCCAGCGCGAGTTTGTTAAGGAAGGTAGGATCCTCTAG
- a CDS encoding phage tail protein, producing the protein MPGYYPPWGFYYKVEFLLGSGRPPADDARFQTVSGLSVEYDYESFKEGGENRFEHKLPVRTKYADMVLKRGMLVNSSVIKWFLAAFRDREFSPADLNVILMNEAGDPLRVWNVAHAIPKKWLVSDFNANESSVVVETMELTYRYFSLQ; encoded by the coding sequence ATGCCCGGCTACTACCCACCATGGGGCTTCTATTACAAGGTTGAGTTTCTGCTTGGCTCCGGTCGGCCGCCCGCGGACGACGCCCGCTTTCAGACCGTGTCCGGCCTGTCGGTCGAATATGACTATGAGAGCTTCAAGGAGGGGGGCGAGAACCGCTTCGAGCACAAGCTGCCGGTTCGCACGAAATATGCTGACATGGTGTTGAAGCGCGGCATGCTGGTGAACTCGAGCGTCATCAAGTGGTTCCTGGCTGCCTTTCGCGACCGGGAGTTTTCGCCGGCTGACCTCAACGTGATCCTGATGAACGAGGCCGGCGATCCGCTGCGCGTCTGGAACGTCGCGCACGCCATACCGAAGAAGTGGCTGGTCAGTGATTTCAACGCCAACGAGAGCAGCGTGGTCGTCGAAACGATGGAGCTGACCTACCGCTACTTCAGCCTTCAGTAG
- a CDS encoding phage tail protein, whose protein sequence is MAQEYPLPRFHFQVDWGGAKISFTEVTGLVIEREKIEYRHSDSKDFNKIAMPGLVKNNNITLKRGKFEGDFDYNTWFDDVANDRVGGRRDVVIRLLNEKHDPVAAWSATRCFAVKVTAPDLKSDANEIAVESIEIAHEGLKQMKV, encoded by the coding sequence ATGGCTCAAGAATATCCGCTGCCGCGATTTCACTTTCAGGTCGACTGGGGTGGGGCGAAGATCAGCTTCACCGAAGTCACTGGACTGGTGATAGAGCGCGAAAAGATCGAATACCGTCACAGCGACAGCAAGGACTTCAACAAGATCGCAATGCCGGGTCTTGTGAAGAACAACAATATCACTCTCAAGCGCGGCAAGTTCGAGGGAGATTTTGATTACAACACCTGGTTCGACGATGTCGCCAATGACCGGGTCGGCGGCCGCCGCGACGTGGTCATCCGCTTGCTCAACGAAAAGCACGACCCGGTTGCCGCATGGTCGGCGACACGCTGCTTCGCCGTGAAGGTCACGGCGCCGGACCTCAAGTCCGACGCCAACGAAATCGCGGTGGAGAGCATCGAGATTGCCCATGAGGGCCTGAAGCAGATGAAGGTGTAG
- a CDS encoding contractile injection system tape measure protein, with product MAGPSRTMIRAGPAVQPHVIRRQIVEVNLPVSEADGFALQRRVAGLCRDWLGPALGETLDRIAPPDEYWSIDSLLIDAGSFSAETFERDFVGAVTEALRREIDDRAAGRGGALQRRHGAIGGGSHLTADDTDAAGGIERRTGVQFLNRAFLHFLTTGRLPWWFRLPNGQSLEAAMTASWNGIAPMAGTGRALLAAITAPAMRARLVRQFSPSFLDALLRTAAPEAVALVRNLLAEMQEVSAPSDMVGQFGEELWQVVALEAASGRGPAATEAVTEWVHDALAEPGPRQLPASVVRGLRAAVGLRTRSDETPGRATAPRPMHGPSEETGASLELEEGIFVECAGLILLHPFLPRLFEALGIAVDGALVQPGRALCLLHFLAAGGRRPPEYALVLPKLLCNLPLDEPTDAPVELTAAEEDECSALLKAVICHWGALGDASVDALRGTFLVRPGKLSRRGDNTLLQVDALDFDILLGQLPWGLSVVRLPWMSRSLLVEWMS from the coding sequence ATGGCCGGTCCCTCACGCACCATGATCCGTGCCGGGCCGGCCGTGCAGCCCCATGTCATCCGGCGCCAGATCGTCGAGGTAAACCTTCCGGTCAGTGAAGCGGATGGCTTTGCGCTCCAACGCCGGGTTGCCGGCCTGTGTCGCGATTGGCTCGGTCCGGCGCTCGGGGAGACGCTCGATCGCATCGCCCCACCCGACGAATACTGGTCGATCGACAGCCTCCTCATCGACGCCGGATCGTTCTCCGCCGAGACCTTCGAGCGCGATTTCGTTGGCGCGGTGACCGAGGCGCTGAGACGCGAGATCGACGACCGCGCCGCGGGCCGTGGCGGCGCACTGCAGCGCCGCCACGGCGCCATCGGTGGCGGGTCGCACCTAACCGCCGACGACACGGACGCTGCCGGCGGGATCGAGCGTCGGACGGGTGTCCAGTTCCTCAACCGGGCGTTCCTCCACTTCCTCACGACCGGCAGGCTGCCATGGTGGTTTCGGTTGCCCAATGGACAGTCGCTCGAGGCGGCGATGACGGCGTCCTGGAACGGTATCGCACCCATGGCGGGGACCGGCCGCGCCCTGCTGGCGGCGATCACGGCGCCCGCCATGCGAGCTCGTTTGGTGCGGCAGTTCTCACCATCCTTCCTCGATGCCCTGTTACGGACGGCTGCACCCGAGGCGGTCGCCCTTGTCCGCAACCTCCTCGCCGAGATGCAGGAGGTTTCGGCTCCGTCCGACATGGTTGGACAATTCGGCGAAGAGCTGTGGCAGGTCGTCGCTCTCGAGGCGGCATCGGGCAGGGGACCGGCTGCCACTGAGGCCGTCACCGAATGGGTACACGATGCGTTGGCAGAACCCGGGCCGCGGCAGCTCCCGGCATCGGTCGTCCGCGGCCTGCGCGCCGCCGTGGGACTGCGGACGCGATCCGATGAAACGCCGGGGCGAGCCACGGCACCGCGTCCGATGCACGGCCCGAGCGAGGAGACGGGCGCATCGCTCGAACTCGAAGAGGGCATCTTTGTCGAATGCGCCGGGCTGATCCTGCTGCACCCGTTCCTGCCGCGCCTGTTCGAGGCATTGGGCATTGCGGTGGACGGCGCCCTCGTTCAGCCGGGTCGGGCGCTCTGCCTGCTGCATTTCCTCGCCGCCGGCGGACGACGGCCCCCCGAATATGCGCTGGTCCTGCCAAAGCTCCTCTGCAACTTGCCGCTCGATGAGCCGACCGATGCTCCTGTCGAACTGACCGCCGCGGAGGAAGACGAGTGTAGCGCTTTGCTTAAGGCCGTGATCTGCCATTGGGGCGCACTTGGCGACGCTTCCGTTGACGCTCTGCGCGGCACCTTTCTGGTGCGCCCCGGCAAGCTCTCGCGCCGTGGCGACAATACTCTGCTGCAGGTCGACGCGCTGGACTTTGACATCCTCCTCGGCCAGTTGCCCTGGGGCCTCAGCGTGGTTCGCCTGCCGTGGATGAGCAGGTCTCTCCTGGTGGAATGGATGAGTTGA